One Catillopecten margaritatus gill symbiont DNA window includes the following coding sequences:
- the recG gene encoding ATP-dependent DNA helicase RecG, giving the protein MSALSDPVISIHGLGPKARDNLNGIGIYNLEHLLFHLPLRYQNKTRFTQLKEARVGDEILVQLTIDDVQIVPSRMRQMLCHLSDENGRRLLLRFFHFNQYQREKLTRDDIIQCFGEVKIGKDGLEMHHPEYRLISKGQATLLDKTLSPIYPLTGNIHHPQMKKWVNVAMEALKNSPLVDNFERFTHSMPSLKQALSILHHPQENENLEQIAEFRHIAQQRLIIEELCAQQLSLLKLKEQRKQKIANVFAFKDALSTQLHQYLGFDLTKAQQRSIEEINADLSSNHPMLRLLQGDVGSGKTIVAVFACLQAVENGFQAAIMAPTEILAHQHLQGFSDYLNPLGIEVAFLTGSQNAATRKEQLKKIQSGSAQVVIGTHALFQEAVEFSKLGLIIIDEQHKFGVHQRLSLAQKAHNTPHQLVMTATPIPRSLTMSAYADLDSSIIDELPPGRTPVQTVALSNERKGEVIDKIKQVCDGDNQVYWVCTLIDESEVLRAESATNTHLYLQENLSELSVVLVHGKMNKDEKTAIMQQFKIGEINVLVATTVIEVGVNVPNASLMVIENSERLGLAQLHQLRGRVGRGSDKSICILMYQPPLGQNATQRLGILRESNDGFKIAEKDLELRGPGEILGTQQTGVADMKIANVMRDGYLIEKARYYCQQFMQEDEAKQQALILRWITDDKSQYANT; this is encoded by the coding sequence ATGAGCGCACTATCCGATCCAGTTATTTCAATTCATGGGCTAGGGCCCAAGGCACGAGATAATTTGAATGGGATTGGGATTTATAATTTGGAGCATTTGTTGTTTCATTTGCCGCTTCGCTATCAAAACAAAACCCGTTTTACCCAGTTAAAAGAAGCCCGTGTGGGGGATGAAATTTTGGTGCAATTGACGATTGATGATGTGCAAATTGTTCCATCACGCATGCGACAAATGTTGTGTCATTTGTCGGATGAAAATGGGCGACGATTGTTGTTGCGATTTTTTCATTTCAATCAATATCAGCGGGAGAAACTAACGCGAGATGATATTATTCAGTGTTTTGGTGAGGTAAAAATCGGCAAAGATGGGTTGGAAATGCATCATCCTGAATATCGGTTGATTTCCAAAGGGCAAGCGACTTTATTGGATAAAACACTGAGTCCGATTTATCCATTAACGGGCAATATTCATCACCCACAGATGAAAAAATGGGTGAATGTGGCAATGGAGGCGTTAAAAAATTCACCTTTGGTGGATAATTTTGAACGCTTTACCCATTCTATGCCTTCGCTGAAACAGGCGTTATCCATTTTACATCACCCACAGGAAAATGAAAATTTAGAACAAATTGCAGAGTTTCGTCATATTGCACAGCAACGATTGATTATTGAGGAACTGTGTGCACAACAGCTCAGTTTGCTCAAACTCAAAGAACAGCGAAAACAGAAAATTGCCAATGTTTTTGCTTTTAAAGATGCACTTTCTACTCAATTACACCAATATTTGGGTTTTGATTTAACCAAAGCACAACAACGCAGTATCGAAGAAATTAATGCGGATTTGTCGTCTAATCACCCGATGTTGCGATTATTACAAGGGGATGTGGGTTCGGGCAAAACCATTGTCGCTGTTTTTGCTTGTTTGCAGGCGGTTGAAAATGGGTTTCAGGCAGCAATTATGGCACCGACTGAAATCCTTGCTCATCAGCATTTACAAGGATTTTCTGATTATTTAAATCCATTAGGAATTGAAGTGGCATTTTTAACAGGCTCACAAAATGCTGCCACCCGCAAAGAACAATTAAAAAAAATACAATCAGGCAGTGCACAGGTAGTTATTGGCACGCATGCTTTATTTCAAGAAGCGGTGGAATTTAGTAAACTCGGTTTGATAATTATTGACGAACAACATAAATTCGGTGTTCATCAGCGCTTATCTTTGGCACAAAAAGCCCATAATACTCCGCATCAATTAGTGATGACAGCCACCCCTATTCCTCGTTCATTAACAATGAGTGCTTATGCAGATTTGGATTCATCGATTATTGACGAATTACCACCAGGTAGAACACCCGTGCAAACAGTAGCACTCAGTAATGAGCGAAAAGGGGAAGTGATTGATAAAATCAAACAGGTGTGCGATGGGGATAATCAGGTGTATTGGGTTTGCACTTTGATTGACGAATCTGAGGTTTTGCGAGCAGAATCTGCCACCAACACCCATCTTTATTTGCAAGAAAATTTATCTGAATTATCCGTGGTTTTAGTTCACGGAAAAATGAATAAAGACGAAAAAACTGCCATTATGCAACAATTTAAAATAGGTGAAATCAATGTTTTGGTAGCAACCACGGTCATTGAAGTTGGCGTTAATGTACCCAACGCATCGCTAATGGTAATTGAAAATTCTGAGCGATTAGGTTTGGCACAACTGCATCAATTGCGGGGTCGTGTCGGACGAGGTAGCGATAAAAGTATTTGTATCTTAATGTATCAACCACCGCTTGGTCAAAATGCCACTCAGCGATTGGGTATTCTCAGAGAAAGCAACGATGGCTTTAAAATCGCAGAGAAGGATTTGGAATTACGAGGCCCTGGAGAAATTCTTGGCACTCAACAAACGGGGGTTGCCGATATGAAAATTGCCAATGTGATGCGTGATGGCTATTTGATTGAAAAAGCGCGTTATTATTGTCAACAATTTATGCAGGAAGATGAGGCGAAACAGCAAGCACTCATTTTGCGTTGGATTACCGATGACAAATCGCAATATGCGAACACTTAA
- the ubiC gene encoding Chorismate pyruvate-lyase — MNTENLIWEKLNNDPLESNLLESWLIDDASLTKKLKQKFADFSVKVLSEIQGKAHNNEQDLLGTQADCIIREVELWGNQHAVVFARSIIPITDDTQNLLGIGSKPLGEILFNDASIARGELQITRMGDVWGRRSTFAIGDTRVLVSEFFLEALYA; from the coding sequence ATGAATACTGAAAATCTTATTTGGGAAAAGTTAAATAACGACCCCCTTGAATCGAACCTCTTGGAATCATGGTTGATAGATGATGCGTCATTAACTAAAAAACTTAAGCAAAAATTTGCAGATTTTTCGGTTAAGGTTTTGTCAGAAATACAAGGTAAGGCACATAATAATGAACAAGATTTGCTTGGCACACAAGCCGATTGTATTATTCGTGAAGTGGAGTTATGGGGCAACCAACACGCCGTGGTTTTTGCACGCTCGATTATTCCAATAACTGACGATACGCAGAATTTATTGGGGATTGGATCCAAACCGCTGGGGGAGATTTTATTTAATGATGCATCCATTGCCCGAGGAGAGTTGCAAATTACACGGATGGGGGATGTTTGGGGTAGGCGTTCGACTTTTGCTATTGGCGATACACGAGTATTAGTCAGTGAGTTCTTTTTAGAGGCTTTGTATGCGTGA
- the cmoA gene encoding Carboxy-S-adenosyl-L-methionine synthase produces the protein MRDDIFSKKNDLVDFIFDESVVTVFDDMVRRSVPGYQSMIEMIGLMVGKYGQDGSQYYDLGASTGATSIALGMNNTYQNNRIIAVDNSVEMTKKCVENLTGKIENFEVVCADIEDIVIENASVVVLNLTLQFIKPEKRQGLIDRIYQGLNKGGVLIVSEKIHFNDVQKQEAITKLHLDFKRANGYSELEISAKRQSIENVLITDDAQTHFVRFSAAGFANSLCHFKCLNFASFLAVK, from the coding sequence ATGCGTGATGATATTTTTTCTAAGAAAAACGATTTAGTTGATTTCATTTTTGACGAAAGCGTGGTTACTGTATTTGACGATATGGTGCGGCGTTCGGTGCCTGGGTATCAATCAATGATTGAGATGATTGGACTGATGGTGGGGAAATATGGGCAGGATGGAAGTCAATATTATGACTTGGGGGCTTCAACGGGGGCGACTTCGATTGCACTTGGGATGAATAATACCTATCAAAATAATCGTATTATTGCGGTGGATAATTCTGTAGAAATGACAAAAAAATGTGTGGAAAATCTCACAGGAAAGATAGAAAATTTTGAGGTAGTTTGTGCGGATATTGAGGATATTGTGATTGAAAATGCATCAGTCGTGGTGTTAAATCTCACTCTGCAATTTATCAAACCTGAAAAAAGACAGGGGTTAATAGATAGGATTTATCAAGGATTAAATAAAGGCGGCGTGCTAATTGTATCGGAAAAAATCCATTTTAACGATGTACAAAAACAAGAGGCAATAACCAAATTACACTTAGATTTCAAACGCGCGAATGGCTATAGCGAGTTAGAAATTTCGGCAAAAAGACAGTCGATTGAAAATGTGTTGATTACCGACGATGCACAAACGCATTTTGTGCGTTTTAGTGCCGCAGGATTTGCAAATAGTCTGTGTCATTTTAAATGTCTGAATTTTGCGTCTTTCTTAGCCGTCAAATAA
- the trpG gene encoding Anthranilate synthase component 2 produces the protein MLLMIDNYDSFTYNLVQYFGELGQEVVVYRNDEISVAEIEKLNPEFLVISPGPCTPTEAGISIEAIKTFAGKIPMLGVCLGFQAMTQAFGGKVVGAKEIMHGKISPVHHACQGVFVGLKNPLNATRYHSLVAEQSSLPACFEVTAWTNDEQGNIDEIMGIRHKEMAIEGVQFHPESILTEQGHEMLNNFLQRK, from the coding sequence ATGCTTTTAATGATTGACAATTACGATTCGTTTACTTACAACTTAGTCCAATATTTTGGCGAGTTAGGGCAGGAGGTGGTCGTCTATCGCAATGATGAAATTAGCGTGGCAGAAATTGAGAAATTGAACCCTGAATTTTTAGTCATTTCGCCAGGGCCTTGCACGCCGACTGAGGCGGGGATTTCGATTGAGGCGATTAAAACTTTTGCGGGGAAAATCCCGATGTTGGGAGTGTGCTTAGGTTTTCAGGCGATGACGCAGGCATTTGGTGGTAAAGTGGTTGGGGCAAAGGAAATTATGCACGGTAAAATATCCCCCGTGCATCACGCCTGTCAAGGGGTATTTGTTGGGTTGAAAAATCCCTTAAATGCAACGCGTTATCACTCATTGGTAGCAGAACAATCCAGTTTGCCAGCGTGTTTTGAAGTTACTGCTTGGACAAATGATGAGCAAGGGAATATCGATGAAATTATGGGTATTCGACATAAAGAAATGGCGATTGAGGGAGTACAATTTCACCCTGAGTCGATTTTGACCGAACAAGGTCATGAGATGTTAAATAATTTTTTACAAAGGAAATAA
- the glpE_1 gene encoding Thiosulfate sulfurtransferase GlpE: MEILEFLLNDDQIFTTITLVVLVALFIGNIVTDKLRKYEEITVNEAITLMDEKDLIILDVREDKERKSGFIAKDVHIPLSQVKNKLATLDNTKKVLVYCRSGARSAHIAGMLTRNEFEHVYNLKGGINAWQKANLPISTKANKKK, from the coding sequence ATGGAAATTTTAGAATTTTTGTTAAACGATGACCAGATATTCACCACCATCACTTTGGTGGTTTTAGTGGCTTTATTCATCGGTAATATTGTTACTGATAAACTCAGAAAATATGAAGAAATTACAGTCAATGAGGCGATTACACTGATGGATGAAAAGGATTTGATTATTTTGGATGTGCGTGAAGACAAAGAACGCAAATCGGGCTTTATTGCGAAGGATGTGCACATTCCATTATCGCAGGTTAAAAATAAATTGGCGACTTTGGATAACACTAAAAAAGTCTTGGTTTATTGTCGTAGCGGTGCACGCTCTGCACACATTGCAGGGATGTTGACTCGCAATGAATTTGAACATGTTTATAACTTAAAAGGCGGTATTAACGCTTGGCAAAAAGCCAATTTACCGATTAGTACCAAAGCAAATAAGAAAAAATAG
- the grxC gene encoding Glutaredoxin 3, with product MKKNYIYCSDTCPFCQSAYQLLESKGIPFKKRYVKDQNDWDEVMEATGRNTVPQVFINGTHMGGFDDLYAAEQSGKLDDILNG from the coding sequence ATGAAAAAGAATTACATTTACTGTTCAGATACCTGTCCATTTTGTCAAAGCGCATACCAGTTATTGGAAAGCAAAGGCATCCCGTTTAAAAAACGCTATGTTAAAGACCAAAATGACTGGGATGAAGTAATGGAAGCAACGGGTAGAAATACGGTACCACAAGTTTTCATTAATGGCACACATATGGGTGGGTTTGATGATTTATACGCTGCCGAGCAATCGGGCAAATTAGACGATATTCTCAATGGCTAG
- the gpsA gene encoding Glycerol-3-phosphate dehydrogenase [NAD(P)+], which produces MASLSIIGAGAWGSALAIALSDNFDTVYLHTHTEKKEAILQTQHPALSVDYTDNIELTFDLSKVQQADSILIAVPSYGFSTTLKSIKPFLNNQPIAWVTKGFDTNAHSFLHESFDSILGDYPSCVISGPSFALEVANRKPTALVVASKDEKIRNYWAKAFNTDALRAYTNDDVIGVEVGGSVKNILAIAAGIASGLDYGANTQAALITRGLVEMIRLGTALGAKSETFNGLSGLGDLVLTCSDDLSRNRRFGKELANNQSVEQALTNVGATVEGANTLALVLSIAQKNGIEMPICEQVKQVIDGKTTPTEAVNHLMSRTQIQE; this is translated from the coding sequence ATGGCTAGTCTTTCTATTATCGGTGCAGGTGCTTGGGGCAGTGCGCTTGCCATTGCACTGTCTGATAATTTTGACACTGTTTATCTGCATACGCATACCGAAAAAAAGGAGGCAATTTTGCAAACGCAACACCCTGCTTTATCGGTAGATTATACGGATAATATTGAGTTGACTTTTGATTTATCTAAGGTTCAGCAAGCCGATAGTATTTTAATTGCAGTGCCAAGTTATGGCTTTTCGACGACGCTAAAAAGTATCAAACCTTTTTTAAATAATCAGCCAATTGCTTGGGTGACCAAAGGTTTTGATACGAATGCACACAGTTTTTTACATGAAAGTTTTGATTCTATTTTGGGTGATTACCCTAGTTGTGTAATTTCAGGACCGAGTTTTGCACTGGAAGTTGCTAATCGCAAACCCACTGCCTTGGTGGTGGCATCTAAAGACGAAAAAATACGGAATTACTGGGCGAAAGCTTTTAATACCGATGCATTGAGGGCTTATACAAATGACGATGTGATTGGCGTGGAAGTCGGCGGTTCAGTGAAAAATATCTTGGCGATTGCTGCAGGAATTGCATCGGGTTTGGACTATGGGGCGAATACCCAAGCTGCTTTAATTACACGGGGGTTGGTAGAAATGATTCGCTTAGGAACGGCACTCGGGGCAAAATCTGAGACTTTTAACGGTCTATCAGGCTTGGGTGATTTGGTGTTGACTTGTTCTGATGATTTATCTAGGAACCGTCGATTTGGCAAAGAATTGGCAAATAATCAAAGCGTCGAACAAGCCTTAACAAATGTTGGGGCAACTGTTGAAGGTGCAAACACACTTGCTTTAGTTTTATCTATTGCCCAGAAAAATGGCATTGAAATGCCGATTTGTGAACAAGTCAAACAAGTGATTGATGGCAAAACCACACCAACAGAGGCTGTCAACCATCTAATGTCAAGAACGCAAATTCAAGAATGA
- the cobC gene encoding Adenosylcobalamin/alpha-ribazole phosphatase, giving the protein MILDLLRHGEPEGGRLYRGNKVDDPLTEKGWQQMQASTKGKHWDFIATSPMLRCQAFAQHLSQTQTIEMQTFDALKELGFGDWQGRSAAEIGQETVDAFKKNPIDNRPNGAEDLIDFQTRVVSVFKEIINNNKSVLIIAHAGVIRVIKSHLLNLPIEKMFTIEVISASCERFIYEP; this is encoded by the coding sequence ATGATTTTAGATTTATTACGCCACGGCGAACCCGAAGGTGGTCGCTTATATCGTGGTAACAAAGTGGATGACCCTTTAACGGAAAAAGGCTGGCAACAGATGCAGGCATCAACCAAAGGTAAACATTGGGATTTTATTGCCACTTCACCGATGTTGCGTTGTCAGGCGTTTGCTCAACATTTATCACAGACACAAACAATTGAAATGCAAACTTTTGATGCATTAAAAGAGTTGGGTTTTGGCGACTGGCAAGGGCGTAGTGCCGCAGAAATTGGGCAAGAAACGGTTGATGCTTTTAAAAAAAATCCTATCGATAATCGCCCAAATGGGGCAGAAGATTTGATTGATTTTCAAACACGGGTTGTGTCCGTTTTTAAAGAAATTATTAACAATAACAAATCGGTGTTAATCATTGCCCATGCTGGAGTAATTAGAGTTATTAAATCTCACTTACTCAACCTACCGATTGAAAAAATGTTTACAATAGAAGTCATTTCTGCATCCTGCGAGCGTTTTATTTATGAGCCTTAA
- the rpsI gene encoding 30S ribosomal protein S9 produces MAKTETFYATGRRKTSVARVYMTKGKGVFTVNKRPMSEYFGRETSSMIINQPLDTVEMRDKFDFNIIVKGGGDTGQAGAIRLGVTRALMEYNNDLRPDLRKAGFVTRDARIVERKKVGHKKARKSEQYSKR; encoded by the coding sequence ATGGCAAAGACAGAAACATTTTACGCAACAGGCAGAAGAAAAACTTCAGTAGCTCGTGTTTACATGACAAAAGGCAAGGGTGTATTCACCGTTAACAAGCGTCCAATGAGCGAATATTTTGGTCGTGAAACTTCTTCAATGATTATCAATCAACCCCTAGACACCGTTGAAATGCGCGACAAGTTTGATTTCAATATCATCGTTAAAGGCGGTGGCGATACAGGTCAAGCGGGTGCCATTCGTTTAGGCGTTACTCGTGCGTTGATGGAGTATAACAACGACCTTAGACCTGACTTGCGTAAAGCAGGTTTCGTTACTCGTGATGCAAGAATTGTAGAGCGTAAGAAAGTGGGGCATAAGAAAGCGCGTAAGAGCGAGCAATACTCAAAGCGTTAA
- the rplM gene encoding 50S ribosomal protein L13 — protein sequence MNEHRFMKTFSAKAHEVKRDWLLVDAADKTLGRLATEVASRLRGKHKPEFTPHTDTGDYIVIINAEKVTVTGKKFDDKTYYHHTGYVGNLKSVKFKDLQAKKPEEIINKAVRGMLPKGPLGRDMFRKMKVFVGGEHTHAAQQPQLLEI from the coding sequence TTGAATGAACACAGATTTATGAAAACATTTAGCGCAAAAGCACACGAAGTGAAAAGAGATTGGCTATTGGTTGACGCTGCTGACAAAACTTTAGGTCGCTTAGCAACAGAAGTCGCCTCTCGCCTTCGTGGCAAACACAAGCCAGAATTCACACCACATACAGATACGGGCGATTACATCGTTATTATCAACGCTGAAAAAGTAACGGTAACAGGTAAGAAATTTGACGACAAAACTTACTATCACCACACGGGCTATGTCGGTAATTTAAAATCAGTTAAGTTCAAAGATTTACAGGCAAAGAAACCTGAAGAGATTATCAACAAAGCCGTTAGAGGTATGTTGCCAAAAGGCCCTTTAGGCAGAGATATGTTCAGAAAAATGAAAGTATTTGTAGGCGGCGAGCACACACATGCTGCACAACAACCACAACTTTTAGAAATTTAA
- the yjjV gene encoding putative metal-dependent hydrolase YjjV, translating into MINSHAHLDFDEVSGIAENATAIIPSVGSQNWAAVQMYPYFALGIHPWMVAYHTQQDLDALEYHIKCNNPVAIGECGLDYVKEIDKKQQLHFFVSQLEMAQKYDLPVIIHAVKSSEDVIFLLKKYPKVTGEIHGFSGSEQQAKTLTKMGFYLGFGLQITNPNAIRLREIVKNMPLESLLIETDDHPNAQDLSLVAEEIAELRQISVKKLVEQCDNNATLLFGLK; encoded by the coding sequence ATGATTAATTCACACGCACATCTTGATTTTGACGAAGTCAGTGGCATTGCTGAAAATGCAACGGCTATTATACCAAGTGTGGGTAGTCAAAATTGGGCGGCTGTGCAAATGTATCCGTATTTTGCACTGGGTATTCATCCGTGGATGGTGGCATATCACACGCAACAGGATTTGGATGCATTGGAATATCATATTAAATGCAATAATCCCGTTGCTATTGGTGAATGTGGGTTGGATTATGTCAAGGAGATTGATAAAAAACAGCAATTACATTTTTTTGTATCACAATTAGAAATGGCGCAGAAATATGATTTGCCTGTGATTATTCATGCGGTTAAATCTAGCGAGGATGTAATTTTTCTTTTGAAAAAATATCCGAAAGTAACGGGGGAAATTCACGGTTTTTCAGGCAGTGAGCAGCAGGCGAAGACTTTGACAAAAATGGGGTTTTATTTAGGTTTTGGCTTACAGATTACTAATCCCAATGCTATTCGTTTGCGAGAAATTGTAAAAAATATGCCGTTAGAATCACTTTTAATTGAAACAGATGACCATCCGAACGCACAAGATTTATCCTTGGTTGCTGAAGAAATTGCCGAACTCAGGCAAATTTCGGTAAAAAAATTGGTTGAGCAATGTGATAATAATGCCACCTTACTTTTTGGATTAAAATAA
- the bigR_1 gene encoding Biofilm growth-associated repressor gives MELLDKDKDKDIEKTAKTLKAMAHPLRLKILCMLKNDELPMFEIKEKIGTCQSNISQHIDILRAKDIVVSRREGNKTLCRIKDVSVLTLVANMQATFCSEI, from the coding sequence ATGGAATTATTAGATAAAGATAAAGATAAAGATATTGAGAAGACTGCAAAAACTTTAAAGGCGATGGCACACCCATTACGCTTAAAGATTTTATGTATGTTGAAAAATGACGAACTACCCATGTTTGAAATTAAAGAAAAAATTGGCACTTGTCAGTCTAATATTTCCCAACATATTGATATTCTTAGAGCTAAAGATATTGTAGTATCAAGACGCGAGGGCAATAAAACTTTATGTAGGATTAAAGATGTAAGTGTTCTGACATTAGTTGCTAACATGCAGGCTACTTTTTGTTCTGAAATATGA
- the ccoP2 gene encoding Cbb3-type cytochrome c oxidase subunit CcoP2: MANLPFFWQAIVVALTIAGLMYLLFLGIMIYFAEEPVHHEVMWDETLEEGQAPVPAWWFWSGISAAIFALLYMTFYPSFGNYRGLFNNALLSESYVESQAKVDHDYYQELEKLEQSDIVTLQFNEDAMKLARNTFAQSCATCHADDAKGQTNFPDLTDQAWIWGGTPEQITHSIAEGRKAVMPAWGVVLGEEGVDNVAKYVKSIADNTYKEKEHTAGKAKYLQMCAGCHTPTMQGNPIFGAPNLGDSAWIYGGDLASIKQSIAKGRSGVMPAHKDRLTELQIKLLVAWLSRNN; encoded by the coding sequence ATGGCTAATTTACCTTTTTTCTGGCAGGCAATTGTCGTCGCGCTAACAATTGCAGGATTGATGTATTTATTGTTCCTAGGTATTATGATTTATTTTGCCGAAGAGCCTGTTCATCACGAAGTGATGTGGGATGAGACTTTAGAAGAAGGTCAAGCTCCTGTACCCGCATGGTGGTTCTGGTCGGGTATTTCCGCTGCAATTTTTGCCTTATTGTATATGACTTTCTATCCAAGTTTTGGTAACTACAGAGGCTTGTTTAATAATGCACTCCTTTCCGAGAGTTATGTTGAAAGCCAAGCAAAAGTTGATCATGACTATTATCAAGAACTTGAAAAATTAGAACAATCAGACATAGTCACTTTGCAATTCAATGAAGATGCAATGAAGTTAGCACGCAATACTTTTGCACAAAGTTGTGCTACTTGTCACGCTGACGACGCCAAAGGTCAAACAAACTTCCCTGATTTAACTGACCAGGCTTGGATTTGGGGTGGCACACCTGAGCAAATTACTCATAGTATTGCCGAAGGTAGAAAAGCTGTAATGCCAGCTTGGGGCGTAGTTTTGGGTGAAGAGGGTGTGGACAATGTTGCTAAATATGTAAAAAGCATTGCCGATAACACTTATAAAGAGAAAGAACATACAGCAGGTAAAGCAAAATATCTACAAATGTGTGCAGGTTGCCACACACCAACCATGCAAGGCAATCCAATCTTTGGCGCACCTAATTTAGGCGACAGTGCTTGGATTTATGGTGGTGATTTGGCATCAATTAAACAATCAATTGCTAAAGGCAGAAGCGGTGTAATGCCAGCACATAAAGACAGGCTTACAGAATTACAAATTAAATTACTGGTTGCGTGGTTAAGTCGTAATAACTAA
- the ccoN1 gene encoding Cbb3-type cytochrome c oxidase subunit CcoN1 translates to MNKNLYYTDSTTVFLIACTMLWAVVGMSAGVYLAAELVMPWLNFDIPQITFGRLRPFHTNAVVFGFGGSALIATAFYSVQRTCHVRLFAPKLAWIVAIGWQIGVAAGVSSLLMGYTSSKEYAEFEWPLDIAVAVVWVAFAVVFFGTLATRKIRPIYVSNWFYGALIIVVAMLHIVNNLAIPYSWTQAYPIYEGTQDAIVQWWYGHNAVGFFLTAGFLGMFYYTLPKQAGRPVWSYRLSVIAFWAFIYTYIWVGPHHLHYTSIPDWLMTVAMVMSVILILPSWATMVNAVMTMSGAWDKLKTDPGMKFVVVSMIFYAMATFEGPMMAIKSVNVVSHYTDWTVGHVHSGALGWNAFVTFGTLYFLVPKLLGTTELFSKRLADIHFWIALMGVLLYVVSLWGSGVAQGIMNLSLNDHGQLNYSFVDIMIVTIPYHWIRLVGGLLFLSGALLMTYNLYRTYATSKSALPVLVKIPKVHPGNEI, encoded by the coding sequence ATGAACAAAAATCTTTACTATACGGATTCTACGACGGTCTTTTTGATAGCCTGCACTATGCTTTGGGCAGTGGTAGGTATGAGTGCTGGTGTTTATTTGGCGGCTGAATTGGTGATGCCGTGGCTTAATTTTGACATTCCACAGATTACTTTTGGGCGTTTGCGTCCATTCCACACTAATGCGGTTGTGTTCGGTTTTGGTGGATCGGCATTGATTGCAACTGCTTTTTATAGTGTGCAACGCACTTGCCATGTGCGTTTATTTGCTCCAAAATTAGCGTGGATTGTTGCCATTGGTTGGCAGATTGGCGTGGCTGCAGGTGTGAGTAGTTTGTTAATGGGTTATACCTCAAGCAAGGAATATGCAGAATTTGAATGGCCACTTGATATTGCGGTGGCTGTTGTTTGGGTTGCTTTTGCGGTTGTGTTTTTCGGTACATTGGCAACGAGAAAAATTCGTCCAATTTATGTATCCAACTGGTTTTACGGTGCGTTGATTATCGTGGTGGCAATGTTGCACATTGTTAATAATTTGGCAATTCCTTATAGTTGGACACAAGCATATCCAATTTACGAAGGCACACAAGATGCAATTGTGCAGTGGTGGTATGGTCATAATGCCGTTGGCTTCTTCTTAACTGCAGGTTTCTTGGGAATGTTTTATTACACGCTACCAAAACAAGCGGGCAGACCAGTTTGGAGTTATCGCCTTTCAGTCATTGCATTTTGGGCATTTATTTATACTTATATTTGGGTAGGTCCACACCACTTACATTACACTTCTATCCCCGATTGGTTGATGACAGTGGCAATGGTAATGAGTGTTATTTTAATTTTACCTTCGTGGGCAACAATGGTGAATGCCGTTATGACCATGAGTGGTGCGTGGGACAAGCTTAAAACCGACCCGGGAATGAAGTTTGTGGTTGTATCGATGATTTTTTATGCAATGGCAACTTTTGAAGGTCCAATGATGGCAATTAAAAGTGTGAATGTGGTTAGTCATTACACCGATTGGACGGTAGGACATGTGCATTCAGGTGCACTTGGCTGGAATGCTTTTGTTACTTTTGGCACGCTTTACTTTTTAGTACCTAAATTACTAGGCACAACAGAATTATTTAGCAAGCGTTTGGCAGATATCCATTTTTGGATAGCGTTGATGGGTGTGTTGCTTTATGTGGTGTCACTTTGGGGCTCGGGTGTTGCACAAGGAATAATGAATTTATCGCTGAATGACCATGGGCAACTTAATTATAGTTTTGTCGACATTATGATTGTTACTATTCCTTATCACTGGATTCGTTTGGTGGGCGGACTATTATTCTTAAGTGGTGCCTTATTGATGACTTATAACTTGTATAGAACCTATGCGACTAGCAAAAGTGCATTGCCAGTATTAGTGAAAATACCTAAGGTTCATCCTGGTAACGAAATTTAG